One window of the Nitratidesulfovibrio sp. genome contains the following:
- the mtgA gene encoding monofunctional biosynthetic peptidoglycan transglycosylase has translation MSTRHTPRRLHDTVELPDIQLPAPAVPRDELGLTGRALHGAGWLMGRVLRGLARGLALGVTATGRGVFGALRWLAVSVWRMVRGLWAVIAHVVGAMLGRKGGKAAGSPGAAGTTDASGSSAMPGAASGGSGSGWGPETNPHEEPGPSPQDTDQRASPYLSMPSSSTTSTPSRKTPQGPTRPRAPRSGWPLAVRLVLLVALLMGGDIARYAVWPPVATLGKQNPAVTSFMEYRQGQWARQGRGPSYRQAWVGLGNISRNLVLAVTIAEDDKFWQHEGFDLDGMEDAFLRNIEEGRIAAGGSTITQQLAKNLWFTPEKSLSRKAKEAIMAWRLERELSKKRILELYLNVVEWGDGVFGAEAAARHHFGKSAAALSSWEAARLAAVLPNPLRWSPTGTSRGVQVRASIIHSRMERRMGSD, from the coding sequence ATGTCCACCCGCCATACCCCCCGCAGACTTCATGACACTGTCGAACTGCCCGACATCCAACTGCCCGCGCCCGCCGTCCCGCGTGACGAACTCGGCCTGACGGGCCGCGCCCTGCACGGCGCGGGTTGGCTGATGGGGCGCGTGTTGCGCGGACTGGCGCGGGGCCTGGCACTGGGGGTGACGGCAACTGGCCGGGGGGTGTTCGGCGCGTTGCGCTGGCTGGCCGTATCGGTATGGCGCATGGTGCGCGGCCTGTGGGCGGTCATTGCCCATGTGGTGGGTGCCATGCTGGGGCGCAAGGGCGGCAAGGCGGCGGGTTCGCCGGGCGCGGCTGGCACGACTGATGCCTCCGGCTCGTCTGCCATGCCGGGAGCGGCAAGCGGTGGATCAGGCTCCGGCTGGGGGCCGGAAACCAATCCGCATGAGGAACCCGGCCCATCTCCGCAGGACACGGACCAGCGCGCCTCCCCCTACCTCAGCATGCCGTCGTCCTCCACGACATCCACGCCATCACGAAAAACGCCGCAAGGCCCCACACGCCCGCGCGCGCCGCGCTCCGGCTGGCCGCTGGCCGTGCGGCTGGTGCTGCTGGTGGCGCTGCTGATGGGCGGCGACATCGCCCGCTACGCGGTGTGGCCGCCCGTGGCCACGCTGGGCAAACAGAACCCCGCCGTCACCTCGTTCATGGAATACCGGCAGGGGCAGTGGGCGCGGCAGGGACGCGGCCCCAGCTACCGCCAGGCCTGGGTGGGCCTTGGCAACATCTCGCGCAATCTCGTGCTGGCCGTGACCATCGCAGAGGACGACAAGTTCTGGCAGCACGAGGGCTTTGATCTCGACGGCATGGAGGATGCCTTTCTGCGCAACATCGAGGAAGGGCGCATTGCCGCCGGGGGCAGCACCATCACCCAGCAGCTTGCCAAGAACCTGTGGTTCACCCCGGAAAAGAGCCTGTCGCGCAAGGCCAAGGAGGCCATCATGGCCTGGCGGCTGGAGCGCGAACTATCCAAGAAGCGCATCCTGGAACTGTACCTGAACGTGGTGGAATGGGGCGACGGCGTGTTCGGGGCCGAGGCCGCCGCGCGCCATCACTTCGGCAAGTCCGCCGCCGCGCTCTCCTCGTGGGAGGCGGCCCGCCTTGCGGCGGTGCTGCCCAATCCCCTGCGCTGGTCGCCCACGGGCACCTCGCGCGGGGTGCAGGTGCGGGCGTCGATCATCCATTCGCGCATGGAGCGGCGGATGGGGAGCGACTGA
- a CDS encoding PhoH family protein, which yields MAKKKVDAGNGKRRKERAAPVTGATSVPAPSAMQEEAPPLPERNGKIKLTSLEDFEEHRQSHHADLKNAARAAPRPTGKANGKAARTPAVPAASAPSTPSGQSGQSGQSGRRKPATRPTTGEIRKHYVIDTNVLLEDPGCIEQLRSDSENACYLPQTVLQELDKLKRQPAKAHLVSRAVSAVEAAVTQGHLRVVTGDYQALALPSSAPEVKSSPDQYIIADARSLLATVPREEPVVLVSNDRLLRIMADTSSGLRSEEYRCSIPFRSESERYTGFVPPADVVPNSFTWEGAYPVFHDRTLDTQEVKFAPSPWNIVPRDVYQALAMRLMLDPDIPLVSLQSTAGKGKTFLALGCALEMVLKEKRHKRIFISKPLVEIGPKLGYLPGDLTEKTDPYMEYIVDLMLKLHNEHRRAPNALAATPNGTSLSRLNPKVIQVLPINYTRGRNLEDCVVILDETQNLSREDLRTLLTRMGRNVKVICMGDTQQVDAPFNSPENNGLNWLVRLLRGNPGYAHLVLRGRKSRGPITDMVVAAGL from the coding sequence ATGGCGAAGAAGAAGGTGGACGCAGGCAACGGCAAGCGCCGCAAGGAACGGGCAGCCCCCGTCACCGGCGCCACATCCGTCCCCGCGCCTTCTGCGATGCAGGAAGAGGCCCCGCCCCTGCCGGAACGCAACGGCAAGATCAAGCTCACGTCACTGGAGGATTTCGAGGAGCATCGGCAATCGCACCACGCCGACCTCAAGAACGCCGCCCGCGCGGCACCCCGCCCCACAGGCAAGGCAAACGGCAAGGCCGCCCGCACGCCCGCCGTGCCCGCCGCATCGGCCCCGTCGACCCCGTCGGGCCAGTCGGGCCAGTCGGGCCAGTCGGGCCGCCGCAAGCCCGCCACGCGCCCCACCACCGGCGAAATCCGCAAGCATTACGTCATCGACACCAACGTGCTGCTGGAAGACCCCGGCTGCATCGAGCAACTGCGCAGCGACAGCGAAAACGCCTGCTACCTGCCCCAGACCGTGCTGCAAGAGCTGGACAAGCTGAAACGCCAGCCCGCCAAGGCCCATCTGGTGTCCCGCGCCGTGTCCGCCGTGGAGGCCGCCGTTACCCAGGGCCACCTGCGGGTGGTCACCGGCGACTATCAGGCCCTGGCCCTGCCCTCGTCCGCGCCGGAGGTCAAATCCTCCCCCGACCAGTACATCATCGCCGACGCCCGCTCGCTGCTGGCCACCGTGCCGCGCGAGGAACCCGTGGTGCTCGTCTCCAACGACCGGCTGCTGCGCATCATGGCCGACACCAGTTCCGGCCTGCGCAGCGAGGAATACCGCTGCTCCATCCCCTTCCGCTCGGAATCGGAACGCTACACCGGCTTCGTGCCGCCTGCAGACGTGGTGCCCAACAGCTTCACCTGGGAAGGGGCGTACCCCGTGTTCCACGACCGCACGCTGGACACGCAGGAGGTCAAGTTCGCGCCCTCCCCGTGGAACATCGTGCCGCGCGACGTGTACCAAGCGCTGGCCATGCGCCTGATGCTGGACCCGGACATTCCGCTGGTCAGCCTGCAATCCACGGCGGGCAAGGGCAAGACCTTCCTGGCCCTTGGCTGTGCGCTGGAAATGGTGCTGAAGGAAAAGCGGCACAAGCGCATCTTCATCTCGAAGCCCCTGGTGGAAATCGGCCCCAAGCTGGGCTACCTGCCCGGCGACCTGACCGAAAAGACCGACCCGTACATGGAATACATCGTGGACCTGATGCTGAAGCTGCACAACGAGCACCGCCGCGCCCCCAATGCGCTGGCGGCCACGCCCAACGGCACCAGCCTCAGCCGCCTGAACCCCAAGGTGATCCAGGTGCTGCCCATCAACTACACGCGGGGCCGCAACCTGGAAGACTGCGTGGTGATTCTGGACGAAACCCAGAACCTCTCGCGCGAGGACCTGCGCACCCTGCTCACCCGCATGGGCCGCAACGTGAAGGTGATCTGCATGGGCGACACCCAGCAGGTGGACGCCCCCTTCAACAGCCCGGAAAACAACGGCCTGAACTGGCTGGTGCGCCTGCTGCGCGGCAACCCCGGCTATGCGCACCTGGTGCTGCGTGGCCGCAAGAGCCGTGGCCCCATCACCGACATGGTGGTGGCGGCAGGGCTGTAG